The Mycolicibacterium insubricum DNA segment CCGTCGCGGAACCGCTCCCCGATGGTGCGCGCCTCGCTGTAGTCCTTGGGGCGCAGCGTGGTGATCTTGGCCAGCGCACTGCCCTCGTCGAACATCTGCTGCATGCGGCGCGGGTCCATGGCCAGGGCGCCGCGGGTCGAGCCGCCGCCGCGCAGCGGGGCGAACCGCTGAGCCGGGGCCGGGTGGTCGTAGTCGCGACCGTAGCGCGGATCCTCGTCGTACCCGCCGCGGTAGCCGGCCGATGCGTACTCCGGCTCGCGGCGGTCCCGCGGGTCGTGGTCGTAGTCGGCTTCGTAGCGCTCGCCCCGGTCGTAGCTGTCGCCGCGACGGCCGTAGCCGCCGCGCGACGACCGGTCGTCGTCGTAGTACTCGTCCTCGTAATCCTCCAACGGGGCCATCCCGAAGTAGGCCTTGACCTTGTGCAACGTGCTCATTGCGATGACCCTTCTCGAAAGAGCGGCGGACCCGGTGACCGATTCCGTGACCCTGCTGGCGAATCTGGTAGGTGTGATGAAGATGTGACTGGAGTGACAACTGACGGTGACGTTAGCGGGCGCTGACCCAGAAGCGCGGTACCGACACGCAGACAAGTCGAACCGTGTTTGACGGCAACTTCCAGATCCCCCGACATCCCCGCGGACAACCCGACCGCCTCGGGATGACGGT contains these protein-coding regions:
- a CDS encoding cell division protein SepF, whose product is MSTLHKVKAYFGMAPLEDYEDEYYDDDRSSRGGYGRRGDSYDRGERYEADYDHDPRDRREPEYASAGYRGGYDEDPRYGRDYDHPAPAQRFAPLRGGGSTRGALAMDPRRMQQMFDEGSALAKITTLRPKDYSEARTIGERFRDGTPVIMDLVTMDNADAKRLVDFAAGLAFALRGSFDKVATKVFLLSPADVEVTPEQRRRMADGFYGNQ